The Gossypium hirsutum isolate 1008001.06 chromosome A13, Gossypium_hirsutum_v2.1, whole genome shotgun sequence nucleotide sequence ACATGTTCGATAAACAGGAAAAGTCCTCCTGGTTTCAACACCCTTTTCACCTCTGAACAAAGTtatcaaaagttaaaaattcattGCAACATTCTAATTATTGTAGGTCAAATCAGAAGTTAGCATTGAACTTCATTGGAGCATGATAAACGACCTTTAAGTGCCATGTTAACATCTTGGACAGAACATAATACAAGTGTACCAACAACTGCATCAACAGATGAATCATCTAGTGGAACAGCCTCTGCAACCTGGATAAATGCAGCAGTCCacaattcagaaaaaaataaagttgaaAATGTACTTGTCATGGATAAGAAACCTATTAAACTCTGCCATTTATTATTTAGAGCTGCTACTAGGACTAAAAAAACTTACAGCTTCTATGAAATGAAAATTCTTCGACGGTAAACCGACTGCGGTGGCCGCTGCTCGAGCATACTTCTCCATCTTCTTGTTGGGATCCAAGCCAAAAACTTGGACCTCATTATCACCAGCATAGTACTCAAGGTTGGGACCCGTCCCAATCCCAATCTCCAGTACCCTTTTGGCCTTTCCCTTTAGTTTCTCTAAAAGTTGTGACTTGTAACCTGCAATCTTGAGATTTAACAATAGAATAGGTAATTCAATCgtacatatgtatgtatatgaaaaAAAGGCATAAAATAGTTACGAACTTTGGCCTCATAAGGTTTCATGCTTGTGTCCATAACCGAGGCATAAAACTCTTCATACCAATCGGGCCTTGGAGGGTGAATCCTGTTGAGCAAATCCTGCACATCAAAATATTCTCTGTTAACAGTTTTAAAAGACAATAAATAATCTACCAGTTATGAAGGTACCAAGTAATGATCAGATTGTGAAGTGGAGGCATTGGATTTGGAAGGGGAAATTGGAAGAAAAACTGCAGTGGCAGCTTCAATGAAATGTCTTCTTCCACAACAGGAACAGAAACTGGGGGCAAGGGATAGCTGTTTGCTGGGAATAGCTGCAGCTGAGCGGCTCTTTTGGTTAGTTTTTAAGGAGTTGAGAGGTTGAAGATGGAAACTAGGAGAATAATGGAGGTGAACCAGTTTCACCATCTTGAGTATCAGTTGGATCTTTGTTTTTTGAAGTTATTGGCTTATAGGTCTCCCCAGCCTCATGATTCTTGAGATATTTtccattttttagttttatttttcttcttaaatttaattatctttacatctaattattttattaactttttagtgtttaagtACTTATATATACCATAAATTATTGTATACCCACGTGTAAATGAAAagaatttatataacaaatatatttattaaaagttttgatgttttgttgaaattataattttaaatgtttgaagttcattgtatttcaaattttattttgtgtaaatttaaattgatttatgataaaatattttaaaaaaaactaaaaacactATCGGAGTTTTTATATTTCTATGTAAAGTTCATTTTACTTTTTCTATTAAAAACtgattttttatatgtttaaaatttattcaaataatcACACTGACAATTTAtcgttaaattattaataatttaaataaaatatatcatacctaattaattattgaaaaagcagtttttaacttcaaaaatatttgtttaagGATGTTTAGTActtgaaaaattattttggttttaaaattgCTTTTTAAAAAAGAGTTAATATCCACTGACTTGAATTTGACAACTTATACCTATTAGGTATCTAAATTTTCTTTTGTCAATTCATtccaatttaataatttttaggtacttgattaacattgttaaaatataCTGGTATGATTTTGACATGGCACTGACGACCAATAACATAATAACACATGATAATTACACATTTTGGCACatggtaaaaaatatttttttttacaaattttaattttttagttttttgtagaggtgtgcatgggccgggctacccggcccagcccgaaggcccgcccgaaatgtgggagggtttggacaaaaatataggcccgaaaatgggcttggacaaaaaaataaggcccgtttaaaaaatgggccgggcctcgggtaaagTATTTTTAGGCCAGGCCCGGCCCGACCAGGCCTGAATTcattaaaggacaaaaaaatctgcatatttttttatttttgaatgttatgttCTCGTTGTTTTCTCtatattttgctaccattttactattatgttgctattattttgttgttattgtttggatattgtatagattttattttattgttaattttcttattattttaaaggtatttgttaattttttattattttagaagcatttgcttgttaagttgcatttatcttagtgttatttaagtctacatatttttcaaaatttatttttaatttgttgggaaatatttattttgatatttttagtatttttgatgtattatatatatttaaaaataatataaaaattaatacgggcgggcCGAGTCAGGctcgggttttagtatttttatcccggtcgggcttgggcaaaattttaggcccattttttgggcccgaCCGGGCCCGAGCCCAATAAATGGGCAtgattttttagttgagcccgaccCGAACCCGGCCtgacccggcccatgaacacctctagttttTTGCCACGTGTTAAAATATGAGACTGTCATGTGTCACCATGCTATTAATCGTTAGTATCATGTTAACGTATTTAACGATGttagaaa carries:
- the LOC107893674 gene encoding methyltransferase-like protein 7B isoform X1 encodes the protein MVKLVHLHYSPSFHLQPLNSLKTNQKSRSAAAIPSKQLSLAPSFCSCCGRRHFIEAATAVFLPISPSKSNASTSQSDHYLDLLNRIHPPRPDWYEEFYASVMDTSMKPYEAKIAGYKSQLLEKLKGKAKRVLEIGIGTGPNLEYYAGDNEVQVFGLDPNKKMEKYARAAATAVGLPSKNFHFIEAVAEAVPLDDSSVDAVVGTLVLCSVQDVNMALKEVKRVLKPGGLFLFIEHVAAEDGTSLRLWQTLVDPLQQAVADGCHLTRETGKYISSSGFSSLELSMASLYNAPFSLITPHVYGVACN
- the LOC107893674 gene encoding methyltransferase-like protein 7B isoform X2 — encoded protein: MVKLVHLHYSPSFHLQPLNSLKTNQKSRSAAAIPSKQLSLAPSFCSCCGRRHFIEAATAVFLPISPSKSNASTSQSDHYLDLLNRIHPPRPDWYEEFYASVMDTSMKPYEAKIAGYKSQLLEKLKGKAKRVLEIGIGTGPNLEYYAGDNEVQVFGLDPNKKMEKYARAAATAVGLPSKNFHFIEAVAEAVPLDDSSVDAVVGTLVLCSVQDVNMALKEVKRVLKPGGLFLFIEHVAAEVL